The Ketogulonicigenium robustum nucleotide sequence CATTTTGGCGGCGTAGGGAATGAAAGGTTCTTCCTCGCCCACCTGTTCGATTTTCACGATGCTGGATGCGCCAAGGCGCGGGTCTTCGGCCCCCATCACATGCAGGCGCGAGAAGCCGGGGCGTTTGCCCGGCCCAAGGTAGATGACCTGCGCCCCCTTGATCAGCCCGCGCGCCTCCAGGTCGAGGCGCTTTTTGCGATGTTGTTGGGGCAGTTCGATCCCGTCGCAGATCAGCGGCTCGCCGGGCAGCAGGCTGTCGGCGGGGGCGTTATAGACGTTGCGAAAGGCGTGGATCAGCCGGATCCGCGTGGCGTTGCGCCAGACCAACACAGGGCTGCGGGCCATCAGTTCGGATTCGACGCGGCTGGCATAAACGACACGGCTGTCCTTGCGGGCGGCGTCTTCGATCATGCGGTCGAACGCGTCGAATTCCAGCGCGGGGTCGGCCAGCGCGTGGGCAAGGTCGAGGATGGGGTTGTCGGCCTCTTGCCGGTGGATGCGGTTCAGCACGAAGCGCCGCTGGGGCGGCAGCTTTTCAAAGGCCATGCCACCCACGCCCTGCACGGGGGGCAGTTGTGCGGGGTCGCCGAACAGGATGAGTGTCGGGAAAATCTCTTGCAGGTCTTTCAACTGCCGCTCGTCCAGCATCGAGCTTTCGTCGATGAAGCCGATATCCAGCGGGTCTTCGCGCCGCTTCCAGCCGCTGATGAAATCCGACCCGCGCAAGCCTGCGGCAGCCAGTGCGGCGGGGATACTGGCGTTCTGTCCATAACTGGCCTTGGCGCGATCCAGCTGGATGTCGGTGACGGCTTCGGTCTGTTCGGGGCGGTCGCCTTGGCCGATCAGCCATTCGGCGATCTTTTCGTATTCGGGATCGTAGACGGGGGTGTACAAAATACGGTGGATGGTGGTCGCAGGCACGCCGCGATTGCGCAGCACCGATGCTGCCTTGTTGGTCGGGGCCAGCACAGCCAGCGTTCGCCTGTCTTTGCGGGGCTTACCTTCCCAATCGGCGGAAATGATCTCGGCGCCAGCCTCTTTCAGGCCGCGGGTCAGTTGGGCCAGCAGCAGGGTTTTCCCCGATCCGGCCTTGCCGATCACGGCCAAGGTGCGCTGCACCTCGGACGGGGGGCCGATAATGTCGTGGCTGTCGATGTCGATGCCGGTATCGTGCAGGGCCGCTGCAACGGCATCCCACGCTTCGGCCTGATCTGGGGAAAGGGCGACGGAACTCATGCGCAGACCCTAACCGCCGCAGCCGCCTTGCACCAGTGGGCGCGATGCGTCATGCAAGGGGGGAACAAAACGGGGGGTGATCCACATGAAACACGTGCTGCTGCTGAACGGCCCGAACCTGAACATGCTGGGGCGCCGCCAGCCCGAGATTTACGGCGCCGAGACGCTGGACGACATCATCGCAGCCAGCACCGCCCATGCGCAGACGCTGGGTCTGCAGCTAGAGGCGCGCCAGTCGAATATCGAGGGGGAACTGGTGACCTGGATCCAGCAAGCGCGCGAGACCGCCGCCGCGATCATCATCAACCCCGGTGCCTACAGCCACACATCCGTTGCGATTCTGGATGCGCTGAACATGTTCGAGGGGCCGGTGATGGAGGTGCACATCACCAACATCCACAAGCGCGAGGCGTTCCGTCATCACTCGTTCGTGTCGGCGCGGGCGGATGGGGTTATTGCGGGTTGCGGCACGCAGGGGTATGAACTGGCCCTCTCGCGTTTGGCCCGCCTTTTGGGCTGACGCCGCAAGGACACACATGACACATTCCAAGACGCCCATCTTGCAGGTCGAAAACCTGCAAAAGCGCTATCCGTCGGGGTTTACGGCCCTCAATGGCGTGAACCTGACCGTCGGCGAAGGCGAAATTCTGGCCCTGCTCGGGCCGAACGGCGCAGGCAAGACCACGCTGATTTCATCGATTTGCGGGATCAGCCGCCCCACGGGCGGGCGCGTTCTGGTCGGCGGGCACGACATCCAGTCCGACTATCGGGCCGCGCGCAGCCTGATCGGCCTTGTGCCGCAGGAACTGACCATCGACGGGTGGGAACCCGTCATGCAGACCATCCGCTATTCGCGCGGCCTGTTCGGTCGCCCCGCGAACGAGGCGTATCTGCGCGGCCTGCTGGACCGGCTGTCGCTGGCCGACAAGGCGGATTCGCGCGTCAACCAGCTGTCGGGCGGGATGAAGCGGCGTGTGCTGATCGGCAAGGCGCTGGCGCACGAGCCGCGCATTCTGTTTCTGGACGAGCCGACAGCGGGCGTCGACGTGGAACTGCGCCGTGACATGTGGGATCTGGTCGCCGACCTGAAGGCGCAGGGCGTTACCATCATCCTTACCACCCACTATCTGGAAGAGGCCGAGGCGATCGCCGACCGCGTCGCCGTCATCGACAAGGGCCAGATTCTGCTGGTCGAGGATAAAGACGTGCTGATGCGTCAGATGGGCCGCAAGTTCCTGCGTGTGATGCTGGACGCGCCCCTCTCCACCATCCCCGAGGCGTTGGCCCGCGAGGGTCTGACGCTGGAGGATGGCGGCCGCACGCTGCTTTACACCTATGACACGCACGCCGAGCGCACTGGCATTCGCGCGCTGCTGAACGATTTGAATGCGGTTGGCCTGCGCATGGTCGATCTGAAAACGCATGAAAGCTCGCTCGAGGAGATTTTCATCAATCTGGTGAAAGGGGCAGAGCAATGAACTGGCGTGCTGTCTGGGCAATCTATCAAAGCGAGATGCAACGCTTTTTCCGCACGATGTACCAAAGCATCGTCTCGCCCGTTATCTCGACTGCGCTGTATTTCGTGGTGTTCGGCACCGCCATTGGCAGCCGTATCCAAACGGTCGAGGGGATCAGCTATGGCGCGTTCATCGTGCCGGGGCTGGTGATGCTGGCGCTGATCATGCAGGGCACATCGAACGCGTCTTTCGGGATTTACCGCCCGCGCTTTGTCGGCGCGATTTACGAAATCCTGTCCGCCCCGATCAGCTTTTTCGAGGTGGTGCTGGGCTTTGTCGGCGCGGCGGCTAGCAAGGCGATGTTCATCGGCGTAATCATCCTGCTGACCTCGACCTTCTTTGTCGATCTGCACTTTGCTCATCCGCTGGCGATGGTGCTGTTCTTTGTGCTGACGGCGGTCAGCTTTGCCCTGTTCGGCTTTGTTTTAGGGATTTGGGCCGATAGTTTCGAACAAGTGAGCCTGATTCCCAGCCTTGTGCTGACGCCATTGGTGTTTCTCGGGGGCACATTCTATTCGATCTCGATGTTGCCGCCCGCGTGGCAGGTGGTCAGCATGTTCAACCCGGTGGTTTACCTGATTTCAGGCTTCCGCTGGGCGTTCTTTGGCCATGCCGATGTGCCGATAGTGGCCAGCCTTGTGGCGATCAGCCTGTTTTTGGCGTTCTGCCTGTGTATTGTATGGCTGATCTTCCGCACCGGATGGCGGCTGCGCAAATAAGGACGGGCTGATGCTGTTGAAAATCATGATCGTGTTTCTGGCGGGGATGGTCTTGCTGGCCATGGTGACCGCTCAGGTCATGAAATGGATGGGCAAACAGCCGAAACTGACGAAAACCTGCACCGCCTGCGGCAAGCCGCTGCTGGCGCGCAGGTGTGATTGCAAGCGGGGGAACTGATGCGGGCTTTGGTCACCGGCGCTGGGGCGCGGTTGGGGCAGGCGATGGCCATTTATCTGGGTCAGCGCGGGTTTGATGTGGCGGTGCATTATGCATCCTCGCGCGCGGGGGCGGATGAAACCGTCGCCGCCATCACCGCGCTGGGCCGCAAGGCGGTGGCGCTGCAAGCCGACCTGCTGGTCGAGGCCGAGGTCGAGGCATTGGTCGCCCGCGCCGCCGAAGCGCTGGGCGGGCCGCTGACGTGCCTTGTGAACAACGCCTCGATCTTTGAATACGACAATATCACCACCGCCACGCGTAGCAGCTGGGATCGGCATATCGAATCCAACCTGCGCGCGCCGTTTGTGCTGACCCAGCACTTTGCCGCCCAGGCCCCCAAAGCCGTAGCCGACATGCGCGGCGAGCCTGTGGCGCAGGCCGTCGTCGTCAATATGATTGACCAGCGCGTTCACAAGTTGACGCCCGAATTCATGTCCTACACCATCGCCAAGATGGGCCTATGGGCGTTCACGCGTACCGCCGCGCAAGCACTGGCCCCCGATGTGCGTGTGAATGCCATCGGCCCCGGCCCGACGCTGCGCGGGGGGCGGCAATCCGAAGACCATTTTGCCCGCCAACGCGCCGCAACCGTGCTGCAGCGTGGCTCGAACCCCGAGGATATCTGTGCCGCGCTGGGCTATTTTCTGGATGCGCCGGGTGTGACCGGCCAGATGCTGGCGACCGACGGCGGGCAGCACTTGGCATGGCAAACCCCAGATATTCTGGGTGTCGAGTAGTTCCCTTTTCGTTCGGAATGACTAGATAGTGCAGCAGTCGACGTTCAGGCAGGCCATGCACAGCTTATCCCATAGTTATCCACAGGCTTTCGGGCCGCAGATCCACAGGGTTTTACAGTCATGAGTGACGAACCCCTGATCGGGCGTCTGTTGATTGCCGATTACGTCAAGCGGCTGGATGGCTCGCCCGGTGTCTATCGGATGCTGGATGGCGAATCG carries:
- a CDS encoding ATP-dependent DNA helicase — protein: MSSVALSPDQAEAWDAVAAALHDTGIDIDSHDIIGPPSEVQRTLAVIGKAGSGKTLLLAQLTRGLKEAGAEIISADWEGKPRKDRRTLAVLAPTNKAASVLRNRGVPATTIHRILYTPVYDPEYEKIAEWLIGQGDRPEQTEAVTDIQLDRAKASYGQNASIPAALAAAGLRGSDFISGWKRREDPLDIGFIDESSMLDERQLKDLQEIFPTLILFGDPAQLPPVQGVGGMAFEKLPPQRRFVLNRIHRQEADNPILDLAHALADPALEFDAFDRMIEDAARKDSRVVYASRVESELMARSPVLVWRNATRIRLIHAFRNVYNAPADSLLPGEPLICDGIELPQQHRKKRLDLEARGLIKGAQVIYLGPGKRPGFSRLHVMGAEDPRLGASSIVKIEQVGEEEPFIPYAAKMGATFLHGAAVTIHKSQGSQWDTVQVFAPDILAAARAGRNEAGQPLWKRLAYVAITRAERELRWVTRYALSRPAAPLSVTDLDIAPAPFALTAEESN
- the aroQ gene encoding type II 3-dehydroquinate dehydratase, with the translated sequence MKHVLLLNGPNLNMLGRRQPEIYGAETLDDIIAASTAHAQTLGLQLEARQSNIEGELVTWIQQARETAAAIIINPGAYSHTSVAILDALNMFEGPVMEVHITNIHKREAFRHHSFVSARADGVIAGCGTQGYELALSRLARLLG
- a CDS encoding ABC transporter ATP-binding protein, which translates into the protein MTHSKTPILQVENLQKRYPSGFTALNGVNLTVGEGEILALLGPNGAGKTTLISSICGISRPTGGRVLVGGHDIQSDYRAARSLIGLVPQELTIDGWEPVMQTIRYSRGLFGRPANEAYLRGLLDRLSLADKADSRVNQLSGGMKRRVLIGKALAHEPRILFLDEPTAGVDVELRRDMWDLVADLKAQGVTIILTTHYLEEAEAIADRVAVIDKGQILLVEDKDVLMRQMGRKFLRVMLDAPLSTIPEALAREGLTLEDGGRTLLYTYDTHAERTGIRALLNDLNAVGLRMVDLKTHESSLEEIFINLVKGAEQ
- a CDS encoding ABC transporter permease; its protein translation is MNWRAVWAIYQSEMQRFFRTMYQSIVSPVISTALYFVVFGTAIGSRIQTVEGISYGAFIVPGLVMLALIMQGTSNASFGIYRPRFVGAIYEILSAPISFFEVVLGFVGAAASKAMFIGVIILLTSTFFVDLHFAHPLAMVLFFVLTAVSFALFGFVLGIWADSFEQVSLIPSLVLTPLVFLGGTFYSISMLPPAWQVVSMFNPVVYLISGFRWAFFGHADVPIVASLVAISLFLAFCLCIVWLIFRTGWRLRK
- a CDS encoding SDR family oxidoreductase, translated to MRALVTGAGARLGQAMAIYLGQRGFDVAVHYASSRAGADETVAAITALGRKAVALQADLLVEAEVEALVARAAEALGGPLTCLVNNASIFEYDNITTATRSSWDRHIESNLRAPFVLTQHFAAQAPKAVADMRGEPVAQAVVVNMIDQRVHKLTPEFMSYTIAKMGLWAFTRTAAQALAPDVRVNAIGPGPTLRGGRQSEDHFARQRAATVLQRGSNPEDICAALGYFLDAPGVTGQMLATDGGQHLAWQTPDILGVE